Proteins from one Odocoileus virginianus isolate 20LAN1187 ecotype Illinois chromosome 29, Ovbor_1.2, whole genome shotgun sequence genomic window:
- the LOC110121928 gene encoding fibroblast growth factor-binding protein 1, giving the protein MRTHSLTLLSLLLLAVPLLLAQAKKEGRNRHGSKASADEARALGKPGKEPKSQPTKRPIKGKFVTPDHADCRWTVTEQEDGIALKVECTQQDNTFSCFFTGNPNSCLELHKNNAYWKQIGRNLRSQKVICGDAKSVLKTRVCRKKFPESNLKLVNSTLIRIKKPSQELMELSPMDKVEVITSPSPEKTQPMTTKDPQCLEEDLENQRKAALEYCGETWGALCKFFLSMVQGSSC; this is encoded by the coding sequence ATGAGGACCCACAGCCTCACCCTGCTGTCCCTCCTCCTTCTGGCTGTTCCGCTGCTCTTGGCGCAGgccaaaaaggaaggaaggaatagacACGGCAGCAAAGCCAGTGCAGATGAAGCGCGTGCTCTGGGCAAGCCTGGGAAGGAGCCAAAGAGCCAGCCAACCAAGCGCCCGATCAAAGGCAAATTCGTCACCCCGGACCACGCTGACTGCAGATGGACGGTGACCGAGCAGGAGGACGGCATCGCCCTGAAGGTCGAATGCACCCAACAGGACAacacattttcctgtttcttcactgGCAATCCAAACTCATGCCTAGAGTTGCACAAAAACAACGCCTATTGGAAACAAATTGGCCGGAACCTGCGTTCTCAGAAGGTCATCTGTGGTGATGCCAAGAGTGTCCTGAAGACCAGGGTGTGCAGAAAGAAGTTTCCAGAATCAAATCTCAAGCTGGTGAACTCTACTCTGATTAGGATCAAGAAACCCAGCCAGGAGTTAATGGAGCTCTCTCCCATGGACAAGGTTGAAGTGATTACCTCCCCCAGCCCAGAAAAGACCCAGCCCATGACCACCAAAGACCCTCAGTGTCTGGAGGAAGACTTGGAAAACCAAAGGAAGGCAGCCCTGGAGTACTGTGGGGAGACCTGGGGCGCTTTGTGCAAATTCTTCCTCTCCATGGTACAGGGCAGTTCATGCtaa